A genomic window from Lentibacter algarum includes:
- a CDS encoding class II histone deacetylase, giving the protein MGTDRKTGFYWDEKTFWHGGGNYALTLPVGGLVQPLVAGGLPEAPETKRRFKNLMDVTGLSAELAMQTASPCTEEELARVHPLGFLHKFQELSAANGGELGLRTPFLKGGYEIAALSAGLSRSALCDVLSGKLKNAYALSRPPGHHCLPDWPNGFCLLANLAIAIEAAKAQGLATRFAVIDWDVHHGNGTEHIFYDRDDVLTISIHEENNYPINSGHLADKGRGAGLGYNMNIPLPPGAGHASYLETMDKIVLPALARFKPDVIIIACGYDAGTFDPLGHQLCTAETFRQMTRRVVKAAEELCDGKLMMAHEGGYSEAYVPFCGHAVMEEMSGSQITAPDPMAEVVAARQPSARAAAFVSELIDEMVTEHLG; this is encoded by the coding sequence ATGGGCACAGACCGCAAAACAGGCTTTTATTGGGACGAAAAAACATTCTGGCATGGCGGCGGGAATTACGCGCTGACCCTGCCTGTTGGCGGGCTTGTACAACCCCTTGTTGCTGGTGGCCTTCCCGAAGCGCCCGAAACAAAACGCCGCTTCAAAAACTTGATGGACGTCACGGGCCTCTCGGCAGAACTTGCAATGCAGACCGCTTCCCCCTGCACCGAAGAAGAGTTGGCACGCGTGCATCCGCTCGGTTTTCTTCATAAATTCCAAGAGCTTTCCGCAGCAAATGGTGGCGAGCTCGGCTTACGCACCCCCTTCCTCAAGGGCGGTTATGAAATTGCTGCGCTGTCTGCGGGCCTGTCGCGTAGCGCACTTTGTGATGTGCTTTCGGGCAAGCTTAAAAACGCCTATGCCCTGTCCCGCCCGCCTGGGCATCACTGCCTGCCTGACTGGCCCAATGGCTTCTGCCTTCTGGCCAACCTCGCCATCGCCATTGAAGCCGCAAAAGCGCAAGGTCTTGCGACGCGTTTTGCCGTCATCGACTGGGATGTTCATCACGGCAACGGGACCGAGCATATCTTCTATGATCGCGACGATGTCCTGACCATTTCCATCCATGAAGAAAACAATTATCCCATTAATTCAGGTCACTTAGCCGACAAAGGCCGCGGGGCTGGCCTTGGTTACAATATGAATATCCCCCTGCCGCCTGGCGCTGGCCATGCGAGTTATCTTGAGACAATGGACAAGATCGTCCTGCCGGCTCTCGCGCGCTTCAAGCCCGATGTGATCATCATCGCCTGCGGTTATGATGCGGGCACATTTGACCCTTTGGGTCATCAACTTTGCACAGCAGAAACCTTCCGACAGATGACCCGCCGTGTCGTCAAAGCTGCCGAAGAGCTGTGCGATGGCAAGCTCATGATGGCCCATGAAGGCGGCTATTCGGAGGCCTATGTCCCCTTCTGTGGCCACGCAGTCATGGAAGAGATGTCTGGTAGCCAAATCACAGCCCCTGACCCGATGGCCGAGGTCGTCGCTGCACGCCAGCCGAGCGCACGCGCAGCGGCGTTTGTCTCAGAGTTAATTGATGAAATGGTAACAGAGCACCTCGGCTAA
- a CDS encoding M48 family metallopeptidase, producing MSFIKKAFFGVALLALAACDVPTETSAPAPVATAQAPTPSQLSGRQAARQFVGVVETVEPVAERECRARAPGMNCDFKIVIDDRPGQPVNAYQTLDTSGQPIIAFTIALIADVRNADELAFVMGHEAAHHIAGHIARQQRNAQAGALVFAGLAALTGADAQVLQNAGEIGAQVGARTYSKDYEIEADILGTVITKKAGYDPVRGAAFFSRIPDPGDRFLGTHPPNAQRIEAVRRTASQL from the coding sequence ATGTCATTCATTAAAAAGGCTTTTTTCGGCGTTGCCTTGTTGGCTTTAGCAGCCTGCGATGTGCCGACAGAAACGAGCGCGCCAGCGCCTGTTGCAACGGCCCAAGCGCCTACTCCGTCACAGCTCAGTGGACGCCAAGCGGCGCGCCAGTTTGTCGGCGTTGTGGAGACAGTTGAGCCTGTGGCAGAGCGTGAGTGCCGAGCGCGCGCACCGGGGATGAACTGCGACTTCAAAATCGTGATTGATGACCGGCCAGGGCAACCTGTGAACGCCTATCAGACGCTTGATACATCAGGTCAGCCAATCATTGCTTTCACGATCGCTTTGATCGCTGATGTGCGCAATGCAGACGAGCTGGCCTTTGTGATGGGGCACGAAGCTGCGCACCATATTGCGGGCCATATCGCTCGCCAACAGCGCAATGCGCAGGCGGGAGCCTTGGTCTTTGCGGGGCTGGCTGCGCTTACGGGCGCTGACGCTCAAGTGCTCCAAAACGCTGGGGAAATTGGCGCTCAAGTAGGGGCGCGGACGTACTCCAAGGACTATGAGATCGAGGCGGATATTCTTGGCACGGTGATCACCAAAAAGGCGGGCTATGATCCTGTTCGAGGGGCGGCATTCTTCAGCCGTATTCCCGATCCCGGGGATCGCTTTCTTGGCACACACCCACCCAATGCGCAGCGCATTGAAGCGGTGCGCCGTACGGCCTCACAGCTTTAG
- a CDS encoding YigZ family protein produces the protein MNQLDNIISDRGSRYSVSGGVAETREAAEALLKELKRNKKYAKATHNTWAMILPDGTPLKSDDGESGAGMVIVRMLEREELLGHVIVVTRWYGGKHLGGDRFRHVQDAVTAYLSAFFRGG, from the coding sequence GTGAACCAGCTTGACAATATCATCAGCGACAGAGGCTCGCGCTATTCTGTTTCAGGTGGCGTGGCTGAGACGCGCGAAGCGGCCGAGGCACTGCTTAAAGAGCTGAAACGCAACAAGAAATATGCCAAGGCGACACATAACACATGGGCGATGATCCTGCCCGATGGCACGCCACTCAAGTCAGACGATGGCGAAAGCGGAGCAGGTATGGTCATCGTGCGGATGTTGGAGCGCGAAGAGCTTTTGGGCCATGTGATCGTCGTGACACGGTGGTATGGCGGCAAGCATCTTGGGGGCGACCGTTTCCGTCATGTGCAAGATGCTGTCACGGCCTATCTCAGCGCTTTTTTCCGCGGCGGTTAA
- a CDS encoding DUF6455 family protein, whose protein sequence is MTLATSAYTAPLGNPALHFELTRLAAANMGVCMSTAMASGALGVKDHADMITRCRSCPFAQACMEALAEGQVPAECGNRSLLYGLAG, encoded by the coding sequence ATGACGCTTGCAACTTCTGCTTATACTGCTCCGCTTGGAAATCCTGCGCTTCACTTTGAGCTCACCCGCTTGGCTGCCGCCAATATGGGCGTTTGTATGAGCACAGCCATGGCCTCGGGGGCTTTGGGCGTGAAGGACCACGCTGACATGATAACCCGCTGCCGTAGCTGTCCGTTTGCACAGGCGTGCATGGAGGCGCTGGCCGAAGGACAAGTGCCGGCGGAGTGCGGCAACCGCTCGCTGCTTTACGGACTGGCGGGGTGA